Proteins co-encoded in one Methylobacterium sp. WL1 genomic window:
- a CDS encoding cation:proton antiporter — MPEVHAGSYKEAILFLVTAGIVVPLFHRLRISPVLGFIGAGALLGPFGLGRLADTHPYVHLFTIGNRTEISHLAEFGVIFLMFMIGVELSWERLRTLRRLVFGLGSLQVGCSTLILGAILYGLQVPLAGAVIVGIGLALSSTAVVLPVLAEQKRLNAPSGRASFAVLLFQDLAVAPVLFAIAVLGRGDEGDKGWALAMALGQAAIALVLIVVAGRLALRPLFQLVARTRSTELFMAACLLVIVGTALTAAASGLSMTLGAFVAGLLLAETEYRRAIEATIDPFKGLLLGVFFVSVGMNLDPAQLMAAPGAILGLSLALVLIKAAVVMMAAPALKISRPVALEAALLLGPGGEFAFVLIGGAVATGLVPEDVGAAALIVTTVTMIMIPALAALGRRLSRGAASAAQAAMKTEPLPERVENRVVIAGFGRVGRQVAEMLDRHGIPYLALDSDAARVAEQRRAGAPVYFGDSGNTEILRRCDIATARALVVTLDNPRAVEQAVAAARAERPDLTIVARARDARHASALYELGVDDAVPETIEASLQLSEAVLVDVGVPMGLVIASIHERRDEYRALLKKRENEAKPIFRARRTVGKALGKPPAKKEAPPRQEAGRQEA; from the coding sequence ATGCCAGAGGTCCACGCCGGCTCCTACAAGGAAGCGATCCTGTTCCTCGTCACCGCGGGGATTGTGGTGCCGTTGTTCCACCGCCTGCGGATCTCCCCGGTGCTCGGCTTCATCGGCGCCGGCGCCCTGCTCGGACCGTTCGGCCTCGGTCGGCTCGCCGACACCCATCCCTACGTCCACCTCTTCACCATCGGCAACCGCACCGAGATCTCGCACCTGGCCGAGTTCGGGGTGATCTTCCTGATGTTCATGATCGGGGTCGAGCTGTCGTGGGAGCGGCTGCGGACCCTGCGGCGGCTCGTGTTCGGCCTCGGCTCGCTGCAGGTCGGCTGCTCGACGCTGATCCTCGGGGCGATCCTGTACGGGCTGCAGGTCCCGCTCGCGGGCGCCGTGATCGTCGGCATCGGACTAGCCCTGTCGTCCACCGCGGTGGTGCTGCCGGTCCTGGCCGAGCAGAAGCGGCTCAACGCGCCCTCCGGCCGCGCCAGCTTCGCGGTCCTGCTGTTCCAGGACCTCGCGGTCGCCCCGGTGCTGTTCGCGATCGCCGTCCTCGGCCGCGGCGACGAGGGCGACAAGGGCTGGGCGTTGGCCATGGCGCTGGGCCAGGCCGCGATCGCGCTGGTGCTGATCGTCGTGGCCGGCCGCCTCGCCCTGCGCCCGCTGTTCCAGCTGGTTGCGCGGACGCGCTCGACCGAGCTGTTCATGGCGGCCTGCCTCCTGGTCATCGTCGGCACCGCGCTGACGGCGGCGGCGAGCGGCCTGTCGATGACGCTGGGTGCCTTCGTGGCCGGGTTGCTGCTGGCCGAGACCGAGTACCGCCGGGCGATCGAGGCGACCATCGACCCGTTCAAGGGCCTGCTGCTCGGCGTGTTCTTCGTTTCGGTCGGCATGAACCTGGACCCCGCCCAGCTCATGGCGGCGCCCGGGGCGATCCTAGGCCTGTCGCTGGCGCTGGTGCTGATCAAGGCCGCCGTGGTGATGATGGCCGCGCCCGCCCTCAAGATCTCGCGCCCGGTGGCCCTGGAGGCGGCGTTGCTGCTCGGGCCGGGCGGCGAGTTCGCCTTCGTGCTGATCGGGGGCGCAGTCGCCACCGGGCTGGTGCCGGAGGATGTCGGCGCCGCCGCGCTCATCGTGACCACGGTCACCATGATCATGATCCCGGCCCTGGCGGCCCTGGGCCGCAGGCTGAGCCGTGGCGCGGCCAGCGCCGCCCAAGCCGCCATGAAGACGGAGCCGCTTCCGGAGCGGGTGGAGAACCGGGTGGTGATCGCGGGCTTTGGCCGCGTCGGCCGCCAGGTCGCCGAGATGCTGGACCGGCACGGGATTCCCTACCTCGCCCTCGATTCCGACGCGGCCCGGGTCGCCGAGCAGCGCCGGGCCGGCGCGCCCGTCTACTTTGGGGATTCGGGCAACACCGAGATCTTGCGCCGCTGCGACATCGCCACGGCGCGCGCCCTGGTGGTCACCCTCGACAACCCGCGGGCGGTCGAGCAGGCGGTGGCCGCGGCCCGGGCTGAGCGGCCGGACCTGACGATCGTCGCCCGTGCCCGCGACGCCCGGCATGCCTCGGCGCTCTACGAACTGGGCGTCGACGACGCCGTGCCGGAGACGATCGAGGCGTCCCTACAATTGTCGGAGGCCGTGCTGGTCGATGTCGGCGTGCCGATGGGGCTTGTCATCGCGTCGATCCACGAGCGGCGGGACGAGTACCGCGCGCTGCTCAAGAAGCGCGAGAACGAGGCCAAGCCGATCTTCCGCGCCCGGCGCACCGTCGGGAAGGCCCTCGGCAAGCCGCCGGCCAAGAAGGAGGCGCCGCCGCGTCAGGAGGCCGGGCGCCAGGAAGCCTGA
- a CDS encoding VWA domain-containing protein codes for MLLHFFTALRDAKVPVSLTEYLTLLGALDRGLAKRDVEAFYFLARTALVKDEAHLDRFDRVFGTVFKGLETLGEAVEAAAIPEEWLRKLAETYLTDAEKAELQALGWDKLFETLRQRLAEQKERHQGGSKWIGTGGTSPFGAYGYNPEGIRIGQDGNRNFRAVKVWDKREFKDLDDDREIGARTMRLALRRLRRFARTGAAEELDLDGTIRESARQGYIDVRLRPERRNAVKVLLFLDVGGSMDWHIEQAEALFSAARSEFKHLAHYYFHNCPYEAVWTENRRRHDARTPLPEVIRTYGSDYRVVFVGDASMSPYEIATPGGSVEHWNAEPGAVWLQRLLAHFPKAAWLNPVPETHWGYTQSIGMVQRLVGGRMFPLTLDGLDAAARALVR; via the coding sequence ATGCTGCTGCACTTCTTCACGGCCCTCCGAGATGCCAAGGTTCCCGTCTCCCTCACGGAGTACCTGACCCTGCTCGGCGCCCTCGACCGGGGCTTGGCCAAGCGGGACGTCGAGGCGTTCTACTTCCTGGCGCGCACGGCCCTGGTGAAGGACGAGGCGCATCTCGACCGGTTCGACCGGGTGTTCGGCACCGTCTTCAAGGGGCTGGAGACGCTCGGGGAGGCGGTGGAGGCTGCTGCCATCCCCGAGGAATGGCTGCGCAAGCTCGCAGAGACGTATCTGACCGATGCCGAGAAGGCCGAGCTGCAGGCGCTCGGCTGGGACAAGCTGTTCGAGACCCTGAGGCAGCGGTTGGCCGAGCAGAAGGAGCGTCACCAAGGCGGCTCGAAATGGATCGGTACCGGCGGGACCTCGCCGTTCGGCGCCTACGGCTACAATCCCGAGGGCATCCGCATCGGCCAGGACGGCAACCGCAACTTCCGCGCGGTGAAGGTCTGGGACAAGCGCGAGTTCAAGGATCTCGACGACGACCGCGAGATCGGCGCGCGCACCATGCGCCTCGCTCTTCGGCGGCTGCGCCGCTTCGCCCGGACGGGAGCGGCCGAGGAACTGGACCTCGACGGCACGATCCGCGAGAGCGCCCGCCAGGGCTACATCGATGTGCGGCTGCGGCCTGAGCGGCGCAATGCCGTGAAGGTGCTGCTGTTCCTAGACGTCGGCGGCTCGATGGACTGGCACATCGAGCAGGCGGAGGCGCTGTTCTCGGCGGCGCGCTCGGAGTTCAAGCACCTCGCGCATTACTACTTCCACAACTGCCCCTACGAGGCGGTCTGGACCGAGAACCGGCGACGCCACGACGCCAGGACCCCGCTGCCGGAGGTGATCCGCACTTACGGCAGCGACTATCGGGTGGTGTTCGTCGGCGACGCCTCGATGAGCCCCTACGAGATCGCCACGCCGGGCGGGTCGGTGGAGCACTGGAACGCGGAGCCGGGCGCCGTGTGGCTGCAGCGGCTCCTCGCCCATTTCCCGAAGGCGGCGTGGCTGAACCCGGTGCCGGAGACCCACTGGGGCTACACCCAGTCGATCGGGATGGTGCAGCGGCTCGTCGGCGGCCGCATGTTCCCCCTCACCCTCGATGGTCTCGACGCGGCGGCCCGGGCGCTGGTGCGGTGA
- a CDS encoding 2Fe-2S iron-sulfur cluster-binding protein, which yields MPKITYVDHAGTERTVEGSVGATVMETALRNNVPGIDAECGGACACATCHVYVADAWIDVVGKAQDMEQDMLDFASDVRENSRLSCQIKIAPNLDGLVVSTPSQQG from the coding sequence ATGCCCAAGATCACATACGTCGACCACGCCGGGACGGAGAGGACCGTCGAAGGCAGCGTCGGCGCGACCGTGATGGAGACGGCGCTGCGCAACAACGTCCCGGGCATCGATGCTGAGTGCGGCGGCGCCTGCGCCTGCGCCACCTGCCACGTCTACGTCGCCGACGCGTGGATCGACGTCGTGGGCAAGGCCCAGGACATGGAGCAGGACATGCTCGATTTCGCCTCCGACGTGCGCGAGAATTCCCGTCTGTCCTGCCAGATCAAGATCGCCCCGAACCTGGACGGGCTCGTGGTCTCGACCCCGTCCCAGCAGGGGTAG
- a CDS encoding Hpt domain-containing protein — protein sequence MLAIDRAELDAQTFGDAELADEVLALFAGQCRSILPRLTDPSLPAAQRADLAHTLKGSASGVGATRVRACADAAEARLRAGAEAVALDDLVQAVAAALAEIAPDAES from the coding sequence ATGCTGGCCATCGATCGTGCGGAGCTCGATGCGCAGACCTTCGGCGACGCCGAGCTGGCCGACGAGGTGCTGGCGCTGTTTGCCGGGCAATGCCGGTCGATCCTGCCTCGTCTGACCGATCCGTCCCTGCCGGCGGCCCAGCGCGCCGACCTCGCCCACACCCTGAAGGGCTCGGCCTCCGGAGTCGGCGCCACCCGGGTCCGCGCCTGCGCGGACGCCGCCGAGGCACGATTGCGGGCCGGCGCCGAGGCGGTCGCCCTCGACGACCTCGTTCAGGCCGTTGCGGCGGCACTGGCCGAGATCGCGCCGGATGCCGAGTCTTAA
- a CDS encoding DUF1489 domain-containing protein: MALNLIKLCVGPASIADLEARQDRFRTEALREGRPADPFHVTRTLPKRHREIAGKGSIYWVIRGTLSCRQAITAIEKLTGEDGIPRCRLVFDPRLVPVSPRPCRPFQGWRYLTARDAPADLGAGQSGDLAEMPEALRRELVGLGLL; encoded by the coding sequence GTGGCCCTGAACCTGATCAAGCTCTGCGTCGGACCCGCCTCGATCGCGGACCTCGAAGCCCGTCAGGACCGGTTCCGGACCGAGGCGCTGCGCGAGGGACGTCCGGCCGACCCGTTCCACGTCACCCGCACCCTACCCAAGCGCCATCGCGAGATCGCCGGCAAGGGCTCGATCTATTGGGTGATCCGCGGGACCCTGTCCTGCCGGCAGGCGATCACCGCGATCGAGAAGCTGACCGGAGAGGACGGCATCCCGCGCTGCCGGCTCGTCTTCGATCCGCGCCTCGTTCCCGTGTCGCCCCGCCCCTGCCGCCCATTCCAGGGCTGGCGCTACCTCACGGCCCGGGACGCGCCGGCCGACCTGGGCGCCGGGCAATCGGGTGATCTCGCCGAGATGCCCGAGGCCCTGCGCCGCGAGCTGGTCGGGCTGGGCCTGCTCTGA
- a CDS encoding MFS transporter → MHRPSGPARLSLLYAVVFTEIGIAMPFMPLWLDGLGLDAGVIGVLLALPIATRIVATAPLMSLLDRGLGPRRLIMLGSLALSLTYALMPGAAGIGWPALASLIVLNAVAGAPLVPCIDYLTLAAVRRDARLVYARIRMAGSIAFLLANLVGGLMLSALGGQLAVPLLLTGLALAAGFVAWRSRSVVALPQVPSGTVRPRLPLRLWLCIGAAAAIQASHGAIYGFGSIYWTSQGIAPAWVGSLWATGVLAEIALFAGITALPAAWRSPGRLLALGAAAAILRAVGMYLLGDHLAALVPLQCLHGLTFGATQLGAMGAVSAFAPEGARGRAQGTLSAVNAGISVVATLASGLAYRTGGPLAFLLMAPLAACGLGLALASDRVTSDTDRQP, encoded by the coding sequence TTGCATCGTCCGTCCGGCCCGGCGCGCCTGTCGCTGCTCTACGCCGTCGTCTTCACCGAGATCGGCATCGCGATGCCGTTCATGCCGCTCTGGCTCGACGGGCTCGGCCTCGATGCCGGGGTGATCGGCGTGCTGCTCGCCCTGCCGATCGCCACGCGGATCGTCGCGACGGCGCCGCTGATGAGCCTGCTCGACCGCGGGCTGGGTCCGCGGCGGCTGATCATGCTCGGCAGCCTCGCCCTCAGCCTGACCTACGCGCTGATGCCCGGCGCCGCCGGGATCGGCTGGCCCGCGCTCGCGTCGCTCATCGTCCTCAACGCCGTGGCCGGCGCGCCGCTGGTGCCGTGCATCGACTACCTGACGCTGGCGGCCGTGCGCCGCGACGCCCGCCTTGTCTACGCCCGGATCCGGATGGCGGGCTCCATCGCGTTCCTGCTGGCCAACCTCGTGGGGGGCCTGATGCTTTCGGCGCTCGGCGGCCAGCTCGCGGTGCCGCTGCTGCTCACCGGCCTCGCCCTGGCGGCGGGGTTCGTGGCCTGGCGCAGCCGCTCGGTGGTGGCGCTGCCGCAGGTCCCGTCCGGGACCGTGCGGCCGCGCCTGCCGCTCAGGCTGTGGCTCTGCATCGGCGCCGCGGCGGCGATCCAGGCGAGCCACGGGGCGATCTACGGGTTCGGCAGCATCTACTGGACCAGCCAGGGGATCGCACCGGCCTGGGTCGGCTCGCTCTGGGCGACCGGCGTGCTGGCCGAGATCGCGCTGTTTGCCGGCATCACCGCCCTCCCCGCCGCCTGGCGCAGCCCGGGGCGGCTCCTGGCTCTGGGCGCGGCGGCGGCGATCCTGCGCGCGGTCGGCATGTATCTTCTCGGCGACCACCTGGCCGCCCTGGTACCGCTCCAATGCCTGCACGGCCTGACCTTCGGGGCGACGCAGCTCGGCGCGATGGGGGCGGTGTCGGCCTTCGCCCCCGAGGGCGCGCGGGGCCGCGCGCAGGGCACGCTCAGCGCGGTCAACGCCGGAATTTCCGTGGTCGCCACCCTGGCGAGCGGGCTCGCCTACCGGACCGGCGGCCCCCTCGCCTTCCTGCTGATGGCGCCGCTCGCCGCCTGTGGCCTGGGTCTGGCGCTCGCCTCCGACCGCGTGACGTCGGATACGGATCGTCAACCGTAA
- a CDS encoding MlaE family lipid ABC transporter permease subunit yields MVPGASLRDRPADGRLALDGRWTADQAPTVEANAARILAAGRAGSMTVDLSGIERLDTLGAWVLERTRAEIEQAGGTLTYVGVRSEHRTLLGEVRLREVESADPLRHGRIVGFLDTVGRETVRGGREFVTALAFLGEVIAACGRVALRPGTFRGTALVNQIQQVAFNGAPIIVLISFLVGGIVAQQGIFQLQRFGAQTFVVNLIGLLILREMGVLLTSIMVAGRSGSAITAEIGSMRMREEVDALRVMGLDPVEILIVPRVLALMVGLPMLTLIGDIAALTGGGLTAMLYGGLTLDQFLVRLQAAVGVHHVMVGLIKAPFMALIIGILATIEGFAVEGSAESLGRHVTASVVKSIFMVIVLDGLFAVFFAAIDF; encoded by the coding sequence ATGGTTCCCGGCGCATCGCTGCGGGACCGGCCGGCGGATGGCCGGTTGGCGCTCGACGGGCGCTGGACCGCCGATCAGGCGCCGACCGTCGAGGCGAATGCGGCGCGCATCCTGGCGGCCGGCCGGGCCGGTTCCATGACGGTCGACCTGTCCGGGATCGAGCGGCTCGACACGCTGGGCGCCTGGGTGCTCGAGCGGACCCGCGCCGAGATCGAGCAGGCGGGAGGCACGCTGACCTATGTCGGCGTGCGGTCCGAGCACCGGACCCTGCTGGGCGAGGTCCGCCTGCGCGAGGTCGAGTCGGCGGATCCGCTGCGGCACGGCCGCATCGTCGGGTTCCTCGACACCGTCGGCCGCGAGACCGTGCGCGGGGGTCGCGAGTTCGTCACCGCCCTCGCCTTCCTGGGCGAGGTGATCGCCGCCTGCGGGCGCGTGGCCCTGCGGCCGGGCACGTTCCGGGGCACCGCCCTGGTCAACCAGATCCAGCAGGTGGCCTTCAACGGCGCCCCGATCATCGTGCTGATCTCGTTCCTGGTCGGCGGCATCGTCGCCCAGCAGGGCATCTTCCAGCTCCAGCGCTTCGGCGCCCAGACCTTCGTGGTGAACCTGATCGGCCTCCTGATCCTGCGCGAGATGGGCGTCCTGCTCACCTCGATCATGGTGGCGGGCCGCTCGGGCTCGGCGATCACCGCCGAGATCGGCTCGATGCGCATGCGCGAGGAGGTCGATGCCCTCCGGGTCATGGGCCTCGATCCCGTCGAGATCCTGATCGTGCCGCGGGTGCTGGCCTTGATGGTCGGCCTGCCGATGCTGACGCTGATCGGCGACATCGCCGCGCTCACCGGCGGCGGCCTCACCGCCATGCTGTACGGCGGGCTGACGCTGGATCAGTTCCTGGTCCGGCTCCAGGCGGCGGTGGGCGTGCACCACGTCATGGTCGGCCTGATCAAGGCGCCGTTCATGGCGCTGATCATCGGGATCCTCGCTACGATCGAGGGCTTCGCCGTGGAGGGCTCGGCCGAATCGCTGGGCCGCCACGTCACGGCCTCAGTCGTGAAGTCCATCTTCATGGTCATCGTCCTCGATGGATTGTTCGCGGTGTTCTTCGCCGCGATCGATTTCTGA
- a CDS encoding ABC transporter ATP-binding protein codes for MIAPVMPETAAGPAPIIRVRDLVVGFRDRTILKGLNLDIRAGEIMGFVGPSGQGKSVLTRTILGLTPKRAGTIEVFGRDVDGMTYAERRRMEQRWGVLFQQGALFSALTVKQNIQVPMREHLDLSERLLDEFARLKIEMVGLQPDAADKLPSELSGGMIKRAALARSLALDPEILFLDEPTSGLDPIGAGEFDDLVSTLKETLGLTVFMVTHDLDSLYTACDRIAALGDGQIIAAGTIEEMLASDHPWLRSYFHGKRARAITPGVPAHA; via the coding sequence ATGATCGCCCCCGTCATGCCCGAGACCGCCGCCGGCCCCGCGCCCATCATCCGGGTGCGCGACCTCGTGGTCGGCTTCCGGGACCGCACCATCCTCAAGGGGCTGAACCTCGACATCCGCGCGGGCGAGATCATGGGCTTCGTCGGGCCGTCGGGCCAGGGCAAGTCGGTGCTGACCCGGACGATCCTGGGCCTGACGCCGAAGCGGGCGGGCACGATCGAGGTGTTCGGCCGCGACGTCGACGGCATGACCTATGCCGAGCGGCGCCGCATGGAGCAGCGCTGGGGCGTGCTGTTCCAGCAGGGCGCCCTGTTCTCGGCGCTGACCGTCAAGCAGAACATCCAGGTGCCGATGCGCGAGCATCTCGACCTGTCCGAACGCCTGCTCGACGAGTTCGCCCGTCTCAAGATCGAGATGGTCGGCTTGCAACCGGATGCGGCCGACAAGCTGCCGTCCGAGCTGTCCGGCGGCATGATCAAGCGCGCGGCGCTCGCCCGCTCCCTGGCGCTCGATCCCGAGATCCTGTTCCTCGACGAGCCGACCTCGGGCCTCGACCCGATCGGCGCGGGCGAGTTCGACGACCTCGTCTCGACCCTGAAGGAGACGCTGGGCCTGACCGTGTTCATGGTTACCCACGACCTCGACAGCCTCTACACCGCCTGCGACCGCATCGCGGCGCTGGGCGACGGGCAGATCATCGCCGCCGGCACGATCGAGGAGATGCTGGCGAGCGACCACCCTTGGTTGCGCTCATACTTCCACGGCAAGCGGGCTCGGGCCATCACCCCCGGGGTGCCGGCGCATGCCTGA
- a CDS encoding MlaD family protein → METRANYALIGAFTLAVILAGFGTVLWLSGGSSRQVSQVVRIVFSGSVGGLSRGSSVNFNGIKVGEVTDIRLAPQDPRRVLAQIKVDPSTPLRADTRARLDSAMLTGVSVISLSGGNADAPVLAPMANGEPPTIFADSSDMQDMMALARQVAQRADDMLARLDRIVAGNEGAINRALTNVEAFSKTLADAGPNIATLVKAVDGAKLGHVIDNADRFSAALSKSSPDIEGAVHDARSLAAKLNASADKIDAVLNGAQSFLGSAAGQEGSSTFTEIRAAAVSVRDAGKAFRVMSENLDKRTASISTNFGRLSGTGRREVEALSGDGQRTLNTLNRTVRSLERDPSQVIFGGKPSLPEYNGGR, encoded by the coding sequence ATGGAAACCCGCGCGAACTACGCCCTCATCGGGGCCTTCACCCTCGCCGTCATCCTGGCGGGCTTCGGCACCGTGCTGTGGCTCTCCGGCGGCTCCTCGCGGCAGGTGAGCCAAGTCGTCCGCATCGTGTTCTCCGGCTCGGTCGGCGGGCTCTCCCGCGGGTCGAGCGTGAACTTCAACGGCATCAAGGTCGGCGAGGTCACCGATATCCGCCTCGCCCCGCAGGACCCACGCCGGGTGCTCGCCCAGATCAAGGTCGACCCCTCGACGCCGCTCCGGGCGGACACCCGGGCCCGGCTCGATTCGGCGATGCTGACCGGCGTCTCGGTGATCTCCCTGTCGGGCGGCAACGCCGACGCGCCCGTGCTCGCCCCGATGGCCAACGGGGAGCCGCCGACGATCTTCGCCGATTCCTCCGATATGCAGGACATGATGGCGCTGGCCCGCCAGGTCGCCCAGCGGGCCGACGACATGCTCGCCCGGCTGGACCGGATCGTGGCCGGCAACGAGGGCGCGATCAATCGCGCGCTCACCAATGTCGAGGCATTCTCGAAGACGCTCGCCGATGCGGGCCCGAACATCGCGACCCTGGTCAAGGCGGTGGACGGGGCGAAGCTCGGCCACGTCATCGACAACGCCGACCGGTTCTCGGCGGCCCTGTCCAAGTCCAGCCCCGACATCGAGGGCGCCGTGCACGACGCCCGCTCGCTCGCGGCCAAGCTCAACGCCTCGGCCGACAAGATCGACGCGGTGCTCAACGGCGCCCAGAGCTTCCTCGGCTCCGCCGCTGGCCAGGAGGGCTCCAGCACGTTCACCGAGATCCGCGCGGCCGCGGTCTCGGTACGCGACGCCGGCAAGGCCTTCCGCGTCATGTCGGAGAACCTCGACAAGCGCACCGCCAGCATCTCGACGAATTTCGGCCGCCTGAGCGGGACCGGCCGCCGGGAGGTGGAGGCCCTGTCGGGAGACGGACAGCGCACCCTCAACACCCTGAACCGCACCGTGCGCAGCCTGGAGCGCGACCCGAGCCAGGTGATCTTCGGCGGCAAGCCGTCGTTGCCCGAATACAACGGCGGCCGGTGA
- a CDS encoding ABC-type transport auxiliary lipoprotein family protein — MARCSSHLIAATLLAALLGGCGGATPLTFDLAALPPAGRPVAAGRSIAVSEPVGIQPFEADRIIVRESGGALAFLGGGQWADRLPRLIQTRLLQSLENSGRLRSVSRPGDKVVADYQLISEIRAFDIQATTGEAVVDLSLKLVADGTGKVTAARIFTARVPVSKIDAGNGARALDQALTTVLADVVRWVNTGR, encoded by the coding sequence ATGGCCCGCTGCTCGTCCCACCTCATCGCCGCCACCCTGCTCGCCGCCCTGCTGGGTGGCTGCGGCGGTGCGACGCCCCTGACCTTCGATCTCGCGGCACTCCCTCCGGCCGGGCGCCCGGTTGCGGCCGGCCGCTCGATCGCGGTGTCGGAGCCGGTGGGGATCCAGCCGTTCGAGGCCGACCGGATCATCGTGCGTGAATCCGGTGGCGCCCTCGCCTTCCTGGGCGGCGGCCAATGGGCCGACCGGCTGCCGCGGCTGATCCAGACCCGCCTCCTGCAGAGCCTGGAAAATTCCGGCCGGCTCCGTTCGGTCAGCCGGCCCGGCGACAAGGTCGTGGCGGATTACCAGCTGATCAGCGAGATCCGCGCCTTCGACATCCAGGCGACGACCGGCGAGGCGGTGGTCGACCTGTCCCTGAAGCTCGTGGCCGACGGTACCGGCAAGGTCACTGCCGCCCGGATCTTCACCGCCCGCGTGCCGGTGTCCAAGATCGATGCCGGCAACGGCGCCCGCGCCCTCGATCAGGCTCTGACCACCGTGCTGGCCGACGTGGTGCGCTGGGTGAATACCGGGCGGTGA